The Streptomyces sp. JB150 genomic interval CGAGCGCAACATCAACTACACCAACGTGTGCGTCACGGCCTGCAAGTTCTGCGCCTTCTACGCCCCGCCGAAGAGTGACAAGGGCTGGACCCGCGACCTCGACGACATCCTGCGCCGCTGCGCCGAGACCGTCGAGCTGGGCGGCACGCAGATCATGTTCCAGGGCGGCCACCACCCGGACTACGGCGTCGAGTACTACGAGAAGCACTTCTCGGCCATCAAGAAGGAGTTCCCGCAGCTCGTCATCCACAGCCTGGGGGCGAGCGAGGTCGAGCACATGGCCCGGATCTCCAAGGTCAGCGTCGAGGAGGCGATCCAGCGCATCCACGCCGCCGGCCTCGACTCCTTCGCGGGCGCCGGTGCCGAGCTGCTGCCGGAGCGGCCGCGCAAGGCCATCGCCCCGCTGAAGGAGAGCGGCGAGCGCTGGCTGGAGATCATGGAGACCGCGCACAACCTGGGCGTCGAGTCGACGTCCACGATGCTCATGGGCACCGGCGAGACCAACGCCGAGCGCATCGAGCACCTGCGGATGATCCGTGACGTCCAGGACCGCACGGGCGGCTTCCGCGCCTTCATCCCGTACCTGTACCAGCCGCAGAACAACCACCTGAAGGGCCGCACCCAGGCGACCATCTTCGAGTACCTGCGGATGATCGCCGTCGCCCGGCTCTTCCTCGACAACGTCGCCCACATCCAGGGCTCCT includes:
- the mqnC gene encoding cyclic dehypoxanthinyl futalosine synthase, which gives rise to MTEKADLQSVLDRAAAGGRITPEEALDLYRHAPLHALGAAADAARRRRYAGVEHIATYIIERNINYTNVCVTACKFCAFYAPPKSDKGWTRDLDDILRRCAETVELGGTQIMFQGGHHPDYGVEYYEKHFSAIKKEFPQLVIHSLGASEVEHMARISKVSVEEAIQRIHAAGLDSFAGAGAELLPERPRKAIAPLKESGERWLEIMETAHNLGVESTSTMLMGTGETNAERIEHLRMIRDVQDRTGGFRAFIPYLYQPQNNHLKGRTQATIFEYLRMIAVARLFLDNVAHIQGSWLTTGKDAGQLTLHYGADDLGSIMLEENVVSAAGARHRSNLMEMIEMIRGADRVPAQRSTTYEHLVVHDDPANDPVDERVVSHISSTAIEGGTAHPELKILASN